The Branchiostoma floridae strain S238N-H82 chromosome 10, Bfl_VNyyK, whole genome shotgun sequence genome has a segment encoding these proteins:
- the LOC118424018 gene encoding chondroadherin-like protein: MPRARLLFLLPLVTILSLAHACPDPCYCVVRHVWCHEARLTELPAGIEPTVHYLDFGGNDISRLPPMSLMPYPNLRSVILGKNRLSYIPDYTFGNLTFIDTLYLDNNNISKVAENGFKGLGGLRTLGLSGNRLTEVPSVALRQVRNLRHLDLSDNNIHNLVQHSFADVPFLETLNLSSNCIERIDRESICSLRRMKYLDLSNACLYQVPRQALVRLDQLQSLNLAGNNLKRISVFAFGAQTYLKSLDLSMNKITYVSPDAFINGCSLQKLSLQGNSLSAVPTKAFKPMKNLENVQLGHNRIRRVAPGELDGVPTVKVLGLDGNQIRSVSSRLLTRLPRFQALDISDNPLSCDCNLDKFLRWADRKLISVTHSEAGWRPYRQTCDAAATAAPVPEQEPCPAQCRCLRGPFSFCGASDTAAQYVSVTCNRQGPWELASVPSGLPTRTRNLYLDGNKIAVVREEQLLGVPELEALSLQKNQLTEVPTDALRAVPNLKYLLLANNPISEVPAFAFAWVPGLTSLNLANTSLTAVPSKALRLPQNLTTLQISGYIKRLKAVNFVGMSSLEILVMDHNCFKSIDDETFEPLVKLVRLGLSNACLRDIPVLQLERLPQLLYLDLSKNSIADVLDGAFISNPRLRELNLANNEISQIASSAFVGLAELQKLDMRHNRLPSVHMDALLAMAGNLEILDYSFNRIRKVPDLSVMPQLTEVYLDHNELGYLNTSYGREKDILYHPVELLSLDYNPLICDCRARDLRRWMDSKQIDLSPLRGFQGTWCAAPERLYGRSLKSVFPGELCLNGQDKRTRYQTEPQPFFPTSGIHDEISTLLDQVLGREDEKPESDQSEVSASDGSQSEESKGTPQSSVDQVMSRLRDLSSRMSKIDGLLARLRKKPQQRSRR, from the exons ATGCCACGTGCAAGACTGCTGTTCCTGTTGCCATTAGTGACGATATTGAGCCTCGCGCATGCGTGTCCAGACCCCTGCTACTGCGTCGTACGTCACGTGTGGTGTCACGAGGCCAGACTCACCGAACTGCCTGCTGGGATTGAGCCAACAGTTCACTATCTTGATTTTG GTGGGAATGACATTTCTAGGCTGCCGCCGATGTCGCTCATGCCTTACCCGAACCTGCGCTCGGTAATCCTCGGCAAGAATCGGCTCTCGTATATTCCCGACTACACGTTCGGAAACTTGACCTTCATAGATACGCTCTAtttggacaacaacaacatcagcaag GTTGCTGAAAACGGATTTAAGGGGCTTGGCGGACTCCGGACTCTGGGCCTCTCCGGAAACCGGCTGACGGAAGTTCCATCAGTGGCATTACGGCAGGTCCGGAACTTACGTCACCTGGACCTTTCAGACAACAACATCCACAACCTCGTACAACATTCTTTTGCCGACGTACCCTTCTTAG AAACCTTGAACCTGAGCTCCAACTGTATTGAGAGGATAGACAGAGAGTCCATCTGCTCGCTCCGCAGAATGAAGTACCTGGATCTCTCTAACGCCTGTTTGTACCAG GTTCCAAGACAAGCTCTCGTCCGTCTGGACCAGCTGCAGAGCCTAAACCTGGCGGGAAACAACCTCAAGCGCATCTCCGTCTTCGCCTTCGGTGCTCAGACCTACCTGAAGAGTCTTGACTTGAGCATGAACAAGATCACTTACGTCTCACCAGACGCCTTCATCAACGGCTGCAGCCTGCAGAAACTCAGCCTGCAAGGAAACTCTTTGTCCGCCGTGCCGACTAAAGCCTTCAAACCCATGAAGAACCTGGAAAACGTGCAGCTAG GACATAACCGCATCCGGAGGGTTGCGCCGGGGGAGCTGGACGGTGTCCCCACCGTGAAGGTCCTGGGGCTGGACGGGAACCAGATCAGGTCGGTGTCCAGCCGTCTGCTCACACGGCTGCCCAGGTTCCAGGCGCTGGACATCTCCGACAACCCGCTGTCCTGCGACTGCAACCTCGACAAGTTCCTACGG TGGGCCGACCGGAAGCTGATCTCTGTTACGCACTCGGAGGCTGGCTGGCGACCGTACCGTCAGACGTGTGACGCGGCGGCCACCGCCGCACCTGTCCCCGAGCAGGAGCCGTGCCCGGCACAGTGCCGCTGCCTGCGGGGCCCCTTCTCCTTCTGCGGAGCCTCGGACACAGCCGCACAGTACGTGTCCGTCACGTGTAACCGCCAGGGTCCGTGGGAGCTGGCGTCCGTACCTTCCGGTCTACCGACTAGGACGAGGAACCTGTACCTGGACGGTAACAAGATCGCCGTGGTGAGGGAAGAGCAGCTACTGGGGGTGCCTGAGTTGGAGGCCTTGTCGTTACAGAAGAACCAGCTGACAGAGGTACCCACGGACGCCTTGAGGGCCGTACCCAATCTGAAG TACCTCCTCCTGGCCAACAACCCGATCTCAGAGGTGCCAGCCTTCGCGTTCGCCTGGGTGCCCGGTCTGACGTCGCTGAACCTGGCCAACACGTCCCTGACCGCCGTGCCGTCCAAGGCGCTCCGCCTGCCGCAGAACCTCACCACCCTGCAGATCAGCGGGTACATCAAGCGACTTAAAGCGGTCAACTTTGTCG GTATGAGCTCCCTGGAGATCCTAGTCATGGACCACAACTGCTTCAAGTCCATCGATGATGAAACCTTTGAGCCCCTGGTCAAGCTGGTACGGTTAGGTCTCAGTAACGCCTGTCTGCGGGACATTCCGGTACTGCAGTTAGAGAGGCTTCCTCAGCTACTCTACCTCGATCTGAG CAAAAACTCCATCGCCGACGTCTTGGACGGCGCCTTCATCAGCAATCCGCGCCTGCGCGAGCTAAATCTCGCCAACAACGAGATCTCGCAGATCGCGTCGTCTGCGTTCGTCGGGCTGGCGGAGCTACAGAAGCTGGACATGCGCCACAACCGCCTGCCGAGCGTGCACATGGACGCGCTGCTGGCCATGGCCGGCAACCTGGAGATCTTGGACTATAGCTTCAACAG GATCCGGAAGGTGCCGGACCTGTCGGTGATGCCGCAGCTGACGGAAGTGTACCTGGACCATAACGAGTTGGGTTATCTCAACACGAGTTACGGGCGGGAGAAGGATATCCTCTACCACCCCGTGGAACTTCTCAGTCTGGACTACAACCCGCTCATCTGTGACTGTAG GGCCAGAGACCTACGTCGCTGGATGGACTCCAAGCAGATCGACCTGTCCCCGTTGCGGGGGTTCCAGGGCACGTGGTGCGCCGCGCCGGAGCGCCTGTACGGGCGGAGTCTGAAGTCTGTGTTCCCGGGGGAACTGTGTCTGAACGGACAGGACAAACGTACCAGGTACCAAACG GAACCTCAGCCATTCTTTCCAACCAGTGGCATCCACGATGAGATCAGTACCTTATTGGATCAGGTCTTGGGGCGTGAAGATGAGAAACCTgaatctgaccaatcagaagtcagTGCCTCTGATGGCAGTCAATCGGAAGAGAGCAAG GGCACCCCTCAGTCCTCTGTCGATCAGGTGATGTCGCGCCTGCGGGATCTTTCCTCGCGAATGTCGAAGATTGACGGCCTGCTCGCACGCCTGAGAAAGAAACCACAACAACGCAGCCGCCGCTAG